The DNA segment GTTTCTGGGGTAAATTTAGCCAGGGAATTGGTAGCAGCACCAGCCAATGAAGTCACACCCATTACCTTGGCAGAAACAGCCCAGGCGATCGCCACTGAACACGGCATTGAGATCCAAATTTTAGAACGGGAAGACTGTGAAAAGCTGGGTATGGGGGCTTTTTTGGGAGTTGCCCAAGCTTCAGACTTGCCGCCAAAATTCATTCACTTGACATACAAACCCCAAGGCACACCCAGACGCAAACTAGCAATTATTGGTAAAGGTTTAACCTTCGATTCCGGCGGACTGAATATTAAAGGTGCTGGTAGCGGCATCGAAACCATGAAAATTGACATGGGTGGTGCCGGTGCTACCTTGGGTGCAGCCAAAGCCATTGCCCAAATCAAGCCAGATGTAGAAGTTCACTTCATCTCAGCCGCCACAGAAAACATGATTAGCGGTCACGCCATGCACCCTGGCGACATCCTCAAAGCATCGAATGGCAAAACAATAGAAGTGAATAACACCGACGCTGAAGGGCGTTTAACCTTAGCTGATGCCTTGGTGTATGCAGACAAATTGGGAGTAGATGCGGTCATTGATTTAGCCACCCTCACAGGTGCTTGCGTTGTAGCTTTAGGTGAAGATATTGCCGGCTTATTTACGCCCGATGATGCTGTCGCGTCCCAACTGGAACAAGCAGCCCAAAGCGCCGGCGAAAAACTGTGGCGAATGCCAATGGAAGACAAATATTTTGAAGGGCTGAAATCCGGAATTGCGGACATGAAAAATACTGGGCCGCGTCCTGGTGGTTCCATTACTGCTGCCCTTTTCCTCAAGCAGTTCATCAAAGACACACCTTGGGCGCACTTAGACGTTGCTGGCCCAGTGTGGACAGATAAAGAAAACGGCTACAACAGCCCAGGTGCTACAGGCTACGGCGTGCGAACCCTAGTTAATTGGGTATTGGGTGAGTAGAAATTAGGGAGTGGGGAGTGGGGAGTGGGGAGTGGGGAGTAGGAAAGAAGCAGGGGGTGCTGTTGCAGATATCTGAGAGAAAAGCCCAGTTAACAGTCAACACTCAACCGTCAACATTCCCCAATCCCTAAGCATTCATGGTATGTTGAGCTAGCTGTTAAAGTTGCAATAGCGACATGACTAATACGGTAGTCAGAAAGTTCCGGTTTTTGGGCAAAGCCATCTGGTAAAATTTGTAAGGTTTCTAGTAGCTCTAAGCAATGGGATCGACTGGCGTACGGATAGCAATTGACGCAATGGGAGGGGATCATGCACCCGGTGAAATCGTTACTGGCGCACTGCGCGCCAGTGAAGAATTGGGTGTCAAAGTATTATTAGTTGGTGATCCCCAACAAATTGCAGCTGCCTTGCCCCCAAAAACAAATTTGGAGCGGGTAGAGATCGTTCCTGCTGAGGAAGCGATCGCAATGGATGAGGAGCCTTTGAATGCAGTTAGACGCAAACGCAAGGCTTCTATTAATGTGGCGATGAATTTAGTCAAGCAGCAACAGGCAGATGCAGTGTTTTCTGCGGGACACTCTGGGGCAGCTATGGCAGCAGCTTTGCTCCGCCTCGGACGATTACCAGGAATTGACCGCCCCGCCATTGGCACGGTTTTTCCCACAATCAAAGCTGGTAAACCAGTACTGATACTTGATGTTGGTGCCAATGTAGACTGCCGCCCTAAGTTTTTAGAGCAGTTTGCTGTCATGGGGTCAACTTATAGCCAGTATGTATTGGGTGTTCACAAGCCTGATGTAGGTTTGTTGAATATTGGTGAAGAAGACACGAAGGGTAATGAAGTAGCACTGCGCGCCCACCAATTACTCAGGGAAAATTCCCAAATTAATTTTATTGGTAATGCTGAAGGGCGTGATGTCCTTTCTGGTAACTTTGATGTGATTGTCTGCGATGGCTTTGTGGGCAATGTGTTATTGAAATTTGCCGAAGCTGTGGGTGAAGTGATTCTGCAAATCTTGCGAGAAGAATTACCCCAAGGATTGCAAGGTCAAATTGGTACAGCAATTTTAAAACCAAATTTGAAGCGAGTCAAACAACGCATGGATCACGCAGAACATGGTGGTGCATTGCTTTTAGGCGTTGCCGGAGTCTGTTTTATTGGCCACGGTAGCTCTCAAGCTCCTTCTATTTTTAATGCCATTCGTATGGCAAAAGAAGCTGTAGATAATCAGGTGCTGCAAAGACTTCAGTCCCAATATGAAATCCTACAGCAGGAAACTAGTTAGGAATTAGCCACAAAACTAGCGATCAATAGCTGGAAAAAAGTCATTGGTCAATAGGAAAGGACTAATGACTAATGGCTGACGACTCATGACTAATAACGAAAATGCTTATAGCTGGGGAGACTAGGAGTGGAAAAGTTAGGCATAGCAATTACAGGAAGCGGCTCGGCAGTACCAAAAACTTCTATTACTAACCAGGTGATGAGTGAACTGGTGGAAACTTCAGATGAGTGGATTGCTAGCAGAACCGGAATTCGTCAACGGCGTTTAGCACTACCATCTGAGTCTTTGAGTATGCTGGCTACTGCTGCTAGTAGTCAAGCGATCGCATCTGCCGGAATTAAAGCCACAGACCTGGACTTGATTTTGCTGGCAACATCCACCCCTGATGACTTATTTGGCACGGCTTGTCACATCCAAGCTGAATTAGGAGCAACAAACGCAGTAGCCTTTGATTTGACAGCTGCTTGCTCTGGCTTCGTCTTTGGGCTAGTCACAGCTGCCCAATATATCAAAACAGGTGTCTACCAAAATGTACTGTTAATTGGGGCAGATATCCTCTCTCGCTGGGTAGATTGGCAAGACCGACGGACTTGTGTACTCTTCGGCGATGGTGCTGGGGCGGTAGTATTGCAAGCGAATCAAAGCGATCGCCTATTAGGATTTTCCTTAAAAAGCGATGGTACGCAAAACCACTACCTCAATCTTGCTTATGCTCCTTCTGCCCAAGAATTACTCCCAGATGTAAATGTCACTAAAGGCACTTATCAACCCATAACTATGAACGGCAAAGAAGTCTACCGCTTTGCTGTCCAAAAAGTACCAGAAATTATTGATAAAGCTTTATTTCAAGCTCATCTCACTGTTGACCAAATAGATTGGCTGGTATTACATCAAGCAAATCAGCGGATTATTGATTCGGTTGCTCAACGCCTAAATATTCCAGAAAACAAAGTAATTAGCAATCTCGCCAACTACGGCAATACCTCCGCCGCTTCTATTCCCCTAGCCCTAGATGAAGCCGTGCGGCAAGGAAAAATCAAACAGAATGACATCATTGCTACATCTGGCTTTGGTGCTGGACTCACTTGGGGCGCAGCCATCTTTCAATGGGGAAGATAAGAGGCAGGGAGCAGGGAGTAAAGAATTTTGGATTTTGGATTTGCGTTAGCGAAGCGTACGCAGCGCAGCGAGTATTTTAGATTGCAGTCTAATCCAAAATTTAAAATCTAAAATCTAAAATTGATTGACCAATGACAAATGACAAATGACAAATGACTAAAACTGCATGGGTGTTTCCCGGACAAGGTTCTCAAGCACTGGGAATGGGAATTGATTTATTAGATATACCAAGCGCTAAAGATAAATTTGCCCAAGCTGAAGCGATTTTGGGCTGGTCTGTCACGGACTTATGTCAAAACGAAAAAGAAAAGTTATCACAGACACTCTACACACAACCAAGTCTTTATGTGGTAGAAAGCATCCTGGCTGATATTCTCCGGGAACGGGGACACAAACCAGATGTAGTTGCTGGTCATAGTTTGGGTGAATACATAGCCCTTTACATTGCAGGTGTGTTTGAGTGGTCGGCTGGGTTACACTTAGTAAAGCGTCGTGCTGAACTCATGGATAGTACAGACGGTGGCATGATGGCGGCTTTAATGAACTTTGACCCTGAACTGTTAGAAATAGCTCTGGCTCAGACACCAGATGCCGTTTTGGCAAATGATAACAGTCCCGGTCAGGTGGTCATCTCTGGTACTCCAGAAGCTGTAAGACAAGTTATGTCTCAAGTCAAAGCCAAACGTGCTATACCCTTGAGAACCTCTGGAGCATTTCATTCACCTTTTATGGCAGCTGCGTCTGCGGAATTCCAAGATATTCTCGAATCAGTGGAATTTCAGCCAGTTGTTATACCAGTCATGTCTAATGTAGATCCATCTCCATCTACTGATACCAAAATTATAAAGCAGCGCCTCAGCCAACAAATGACGGGTTCTGTCCGGTGGCGAGAAATTTCTCTGCAATTACCAACACAAGGTATTGAGGAAGTTGTGGAAATTGGCCCTGGTAATGTCCTAACTAATTTGATTAAACGCACCACTCCTAATTTAATTTTGAAAAATGTTCGTAATGCTGCCGAATTACCAGTTTAGATGATTGAACAAGTTCATTCAAAATTGAATAGGATCAGCTCAGATAACTTCTAGGAGATGATGGATATGACAAGCGTATCCAATGGGCAACCAAGTATTATTCGTACAGAACGGGGACTAATGATTGCCGGAACACGTATTACTTTGTACGATGTGATGGACTATCTCAAAGCCGAATATCCATCTAAGTTGATTTGTGAAAAGCTGGGACTAAATCATGAACAGGTGAACTTGGCTTTAGCCTACATAAAAGCTCATAGTGCGGAAATGGAAGCCGAGTATCAAGATTTTCTCCAAAATGGAGAGGAAATTCGACAGTATTGGCAAGAGAAAAACCGCGAAAGATTTGCGACAATTGCAGCTATGCCGAATAAAGTCGGTCAGGAAGCTTTACGCGCAAAACTCCAATCTTGGAAAGAGCGCATTGCATCCCTATCATGAATTTTCTGATTGACTACAACTTAACAGGAGATGCTGTTTTATTCTGGGGAACACTTGCGGCTGAAGGTTGGATTGAACTTTTATCAATTAGCTTTTTCACATTTAAACAAGTTGGATTACCAACAGATAGTAGTGACAGAGTTGTGTGGCAATTTGCTCAAGCAAACCACATGATTCTGATTACAGCTAATCGAAATATGAAAGGAACTGATTCATTAGAGCAGATGATTCGTGAGAATAATACAGCTAATTCTCTCCCAATTCTTACTATTGGAAATCCTGACCGATTAGATGAGCGTGGTTATCGGGAAAAATGCGCTGTTCGTCTAGTCGATGTTTTATTAGATATTGAAAACTATATGGGAGCAGGTAGAATCTTTATTCCTTGAGCTTTGGTTTGTATCTCGCAAGCTTTTCATCAGAAGCTGCTCTGTAGCAAAGCTTTAAAGTGTAAATAGGATGATATTCATCACAATTATAGATATTTAGGCAAAATCAGGTATATACGTTATTATTGTATTTGATGGTTGTATTATATACATTTAGCATTTTCAGTGACTCGGTGTTAAATTTATCGTTGTCAGTCGCAGCTGAATAGTTTGTAAACAGGCTAAATCTAACTCTCCTGACTGACCAAAAGCGATCGCGATCGCTTATGCTAAATTTTAATCTTAATTTAATTATTTTCCGTGACCAGAGAACGCGAACCTTTGATCAGTCTGGCACTGTACCACGCTTTTAAGTGGTCGATTGTCAGCCCTATGCTTCATGCTTACTTTCGAGGGCGAATTTATGGGGTGGAAAATGTACCCCAATCAGGGAAGCTAGTGGTAGTGAGTAATCATGCTAGTTACTTTGATCCGCCGATTGTCTCTAATTGTGTACGTCGTCCAGTGGCGTATATGGCTAAGGAGGAGTTATTTGAAATCCCAGTTTTGGCACAAGCAATTAAATTGTATGGTGCTTACCCGGTAAGTAGGGGTAGTGGCGATCGCAATTCTATTCGCGCCGCCCTGGAGTATCTGGAAAATGGCTGGGCTGTAGGTGTTTTCTTAGAAGGTACTCGCACTCCAGATGGTAGAATTACAGATCCCAAAAGAGGGGCTGCACTATTGGCGGCGAAGGCTAAAGCACCATTCTTACCCGTGAGTTTATGGGGTTCTGACAAAATATTACAGAAAGGTTCGGCTATCCCTCGTGCAGTTCCCTTAACTATTCGGATTGGTAAATTAATTGCTGCGCCCAGTTCTACTAATAAAGCAGAATTACAAGCTGTGACACATCAGTGTGCGACAGCAATTAATGAGTTGCATGATTTAGGACGCTAAGAAATAGCAACAACTAATGTTATAGAATCGGCCTTAGACGAATTAAGACGGGCAATTATGTCGGATTTAAGAACAGAACTAACAGCAAATCTGGATGAAGCTGAGTGGGATTGGCTAATTCCTCATGTACAAAGGGATGCGGTGATTGTAGTTGCAGAGGATTTAGACTTACTCGATGTGGGAGTGGCGATCGCCAGTGATCAAATTTCATCGGTGCAACAGTGGATTGATCAGCAATTGATGGCTAAACCTTCAGAGACACAAATGGGAAATTGGAATAGCGATCGCACCAAACGATTTCAGACTCTGATTATTCAGCCTTATGTTCTAGTGCAAGAAATGGCTGCATAGCAGACTAGAAAACAAATGTTTTGAAGATTTGGGTGGAGTCTAAATCCCCATCCAAATTTTCCCATGCTGCAATTCACCGCTTTGGGTTATGTTCTGCACCCGTGTAACCAGTAGTCACCCAAAGTAAGGCTCTAGCGCCATCACGAATAGATTTATCCACGGATTCACGCATATTGTCTGAAGGTACTGGCACAGGTTTTAATTGAATACCTCGACTCCCCAAAACAATCTCGCCAACGACACGGGCGCGGCGCATATGGAACTCCGAAGTAACTAAATAAACACTCTTAATCCCTTGAGCTTGCAACTCATCTACTAATGTAGTAAAATTGGTAACAGTATCTACAGCTTGATAATCCAGGTGTAATCGTTTGGGATCAACTCCAGCACTGGCAAACACATTCTCAGTCGATCTAGGTGGACTCCCCCCAGAAATCCAAATTGGTAAACTTGGATGCTCGCGAACAAAATTGGCTGTAAACTTTTCTCTTTCTAAACGTGACGTAGAACCACCCAAGACTAATACTGCTTGGGGAGGCAAAGTTTCAATTTTCGATTCTTGGTATCCCAACCACATCAATAGCGGTAGGGCGAAAACTATAAACCGAAATGAATGACCTGTAAATAATAGATTATTCTTCAAGACTCTATACTTTCGGCTGTTGAGGTCAGGATTTTCTATGAAAGAAGATAAACAATTATGTAAGGTAACAGATTTTTGCCAAATCTACCAAAATGTGAACTTATATTTTTTTTAGTACAGGTTCAAATGTGTACTAACATAATCTACCGCAATTGAGACAAGATCGTAAACTGGATCGGAACATTCATTCAAGGCTTCCGACCCCCTGTGTGATCAAATTGTCTTCTGAGGACGGGACTGGCCAGGCTCGAACCGGCGACCTAGCGCTTAGGAGGCGCTCGCTCTATCCATCTGAGCTACAGCCCCAACTAAAAAGCATATGCAAGCACATACTATGATAGCAGTAGTCTTAGCTAGACTGCCAAGAATTATCCCAAGAACCGCCGCCTATTTCTAAACCACAAACAGAACTTTGTGCTTTCAGGATTATTTGAGCTTTTGCGCCACTTAATTTTCGTAACTCCAAATCTAGTTTTCCTTGCATGGTATCCCGACAACAGAATAATAAACCATCTGCTGTGGGCGCACGCAAGGGTGTACCAGGTAAATGCGTGGTTCCGGTCAATTCAATTTCATAATCTAAGTTTCTGGCTCGCATTTGCCATCTACCCCAGGGCTGAATATCCCATTTTACTTTTGCATTCCAGGGAACGAATTCATAAAACTTACCTTGATAGTGCAAGCCAATCATCGCCACAGATTCCATCCACCACAACACACCGCGCTTACCACCGCCAGCCGTTAAAGCCAAATCTGGTTCGCCATCAAAGCTATTACAGTTTAACCAAAACCATTTTTGCGGAAAAGCACCGCCCCAATTCTTTTCTGCGTAAGCTGGCGCGTTGCTAAATTCATAGATTTTGCCATTCCAATCAATTGAACCACTGGCTACGCCGTGAGCCATTAAAATTTGCCATCCAGGTTCAAAAATCTGTAGAGATGACATCCAACCGGCCGTTGATTGCTGAATACTATTTTGATTTCCCCAGTAGTATATCGGCTGAATTTCGTAGAGCCAACGGCAATAATTACCAGTGGCGGGATCGTGAATTTCTCCCTGATTTAAGGTAGCTGTAGCTTGATAACCTTCTTTAATGTGTAATTCAAACTCGGACGGGGGGAGGTACAAAGGTGGGGTGCTGAGGTCGGTTTTGCCCCAATGACCTAATCCGAGAACATCTCGGCTACCCCAAAATTTTTGGACATCAGGAAAGGTACGGCATATATATTCATCATTCGCCCCCAGGACTTGGGCTGCACCACCGCTATGGGGTTTACCACCAATGGGGTCTTCAATGGAGTACATGAAGGCGAAGGTTTGACCACAATCGGGCAAAGTTACGCGATAATACCAGCCTTCAAAGAAGCGACGATGAGTACCATCCCAATGATATCCACTATGGGGCGTTTGGGTTGACTGAAGAAGATTTATGGGAATAGTTAACATAGATTTATATAGTTGCCTGTTTCTTTTGTGTATGAGCGATCGCCTTGATATCAATCATGCTTATGAAATTTTAGGACTGACACCGGGTGCATCACAAGGACAAGTGAAGCAAGCTTACCGTAAGTTGGTGAAAATTTGGCATCCTGATCGCTTTTCTGACTCCCAGCAAAAACAGGAAGCAGAGGAAAAAATTAAGGATATCAATGTAGCTTACAACCAACTCAAGTCTCAACAGCTAAATACTGAAAGTGCGCCCTCTACTAAGCCTACAAATAGGTCAACCAATCAGGTAAACATATCTGTCCAGCGTTGGGATGCACAAAGTTTTTATAATTGCGGCGTGGAGAATGCTAACAAAGGAAAATATGAGGAGGCGATCGCCGATTTTACCAAAGCCATTCGCCTCAATCCTCGCTATGTTGAAGCATACAAATATCGGGGCTTCGTTTGTTCTCAATTGGGGTTTGAACACAGAGCTGCTTCAGATTTAAATAAAGCTGCATCCTTAGAACTGGATGGGAGCAATCAAAACATTTATTCTAAGTCGGGATATTCAAGGTCATATCGTCCTGTATTCAAGCGTAAATCTCTGTTCTCTAAATGGTGTCAGAAAATCAAAAGACTACTGAGGAGGAATAGGCGATCGCGATAACTTTTTTGGCTCTTAAATTCATAGAATCCACAGTCAGCAATGGCTCATGTATGATTTCTCCTCATCCCAGAAATATTAGAATATTTATTTCGTTTTCCCCAGCATCATATTTCCGACTAAAGAGCGCCATAATGTATCCGGAAGTATCGCGTGTAAAAAGAAAAAAGCCTCACCGTAAGGGGAATACCTTAGTCTTTGGTTTCGGTCGGTTGCTGCGCGATAAATTGTTTTCGCAACCCCTTCTGGTGCTGCTAAAAAGTCATTCATCTTTTCGGTGAACTGGTTCATACGATTTATCATTTCTGTATAATCAGGATGCTTTGCCCATTTTGTCCCTTGATTCAGAAAATTTGTCTTGATACCACCTGGTTCAATAATTTTCACCCGAATGCCAAAGGGACGTAATTCATAACGTATAGACTCAGAAAGTCCCTCTACAGCCCATTTTGTCGCATGGTAAGAAGATGTCATCGGGAAAGCGAGACGACCGCCAATAGAAGACACGTTAATAATTGTGCCTCTACCCTGTTGACGAAAAACGGGAAGGACAGTTTGTATAGTGGATACAAGCCCAAAAAAATTAGTTTGAAATTGATGCTCTAATTGCTCAGGTGTAACCCCTTGGATTGGCCCTAGTAGTGCATACCCTGCATTATTCACCAAAACTTCAATATGTCCAAAATGTTCTAAAGTTTCGCGGATTGCAGAAGCAATTGTCTTAGGCTGAGTGACATCAAGAAGGGGATATATTATGTTCTTTCCCTTTGCCCAATTATCAATCTTCCTGGGTGAACGCATTGTTGCTGCAACGTTCCAGCCTTGCTGTAGAAAATACTTGGCTGTTGCTTCACCAATCCCACTAGAAGCACCTGTAATCAACACAGTTTTACTCATTCTTGCTCTCTAGAAAATTTAATTTTGCTATCACACAGCTTAAACTGTGGACTATACTCCACAGTCAAACAATTTTAGATTTTGGATTTTAGATTTTAGATTGACTGCACCCATAAAGGGATGCAGCTTGGGGATTTTGGATTGACAATTTTAGATTTGTTCCACCCACCAGGGGTGGGGCTTGTACCAAAAAGCATCCCAAATCCAAAATTTAAAATTCGGAGGGTCAAGTAAGATATTTGAGGTCTCTGTGATGTTGATTGGTGAACTGTCCAAGAAAACGAATTTATCGAAAGACACTATCCGCTTTTACGAAAAAATGGGGTTAATCACGGCAGGTGGTCAGCAAGCTGGAAGCAGAATTTACAAACAATACGACGCAACAACGGTAGAACGTCTGTTTTTGATCAACAAGGCAAAAGGACTGGGATTTACTCTCAAAGAGATCAAACAGCTAATTGATCAATGGGAAAATGATGCAATTCCCCCAGGCGAACAAATCAGAATCATTGAGTGCAAACTTGAAGAAGTTGCCAAAAAGATCCAAAATCTGAGTGAAATTAAATCTTACTTAGCTGCCAAATTAAGGAGGTTGAAACAAGAAGCAGATGCGGTTGGCTAATTCATGAAATCAGGAGCAAACATACAGCAATACCTTAGCCAAATTGAAAAAAGCCTTAATTCGTAGGTTGGGTTGTTCGCGGTAGCGTTGCGGAGCAATCACCATGAAACCCAACAAATGCGTTGGGTTGCGCTGTCGCTTAACCCAATCTACAAAAAATGGCTAAGGTATTGATACAGTAGAACGAATATTTCAGCGAGTAGTAAAAGGTTTGTAGTAGGGACTGAAGTCCCTAAATTCAGGAGTAAAGTCCTGACTACTAGCAAACATTGCTTATGCGGTATAACTAAGAAATAACTATGGGCTAACTAAGGTAATTACACTAACTTCAGGTGGACAAAATAAACGTCCTGGGCGATAAGTGCCTAAGCCACGATTGACGTATAATTGATTATTTGAGACTTGGTGAAACCCTTTTGCCCATTCCCAATGTTTGACTACTTTTGAGCAATCTCCTAGTAATAATGGTTCCCAACGGCGCAATTTTTTAGGAAGTTGTTTCAGCAGGTTTTGATAATGAAAAATGGCAGGGCCAAATCCTGGGATGACAATATGACCTCCGTGGGTATGTCCAGATAGTTGCAAATCTACGCGCCACTTTTGCAAAATTTTGGCAGTATCTGGGTTATGGGATAAAACTATCCGGGGTAGATCAGAATTAAGTAGATTCATCACTGGTTCGGGGTTGAATTCC comes from the Nodularia sp. NIES-3585 genome and includes:
- a CDS encoding beta-ketoacyl-ACP synthase 3; translation: MEKLGIAITGSGSAVPKTSITNQVMSELVETSDEWIASRTGIRQRRLALPSESLSMLATAASSQAIASAGIKATDLDLILLATSTPDDLFGTACHIQAELGATNAVAFDLTAACSGFVFGLVTAAQYIKTGVYQNVLLIGADILSRWVDWQDRRTCVLFGDGAGAVVLQANQSDRLLGFSLKSDGTQNHYLNLAYAPSAQELLPDVNVTKGTYQPITMNGKEVYRFAVQKVPEIIDKALFQAHLTVDQIDWLVLHQANQRIIDSVAQRLNIPENKVISNLANYGNTSAASIPLALDEAVRQGKIKQNDIIATSGFGAGLTWGAAIFQWGR
- the fabD gene encoding ACP S-malonyltransferase, which translates into the protein MTKTAWVFPGQGSQALGMGIDLLDIPSAKDKFAQAEAILGWSVTDLCQNEKEKLSQTLYTQPSLYVVESILADILRERGHKPDVVAGHSLGEYIALYIAGVFEWSAGLHLVKRRAELMDSTDGGMMAALMNFDPELLEIALAQTPDAVLANDNSPGQVVISGTPEAVRQVMSQVKAKRAIPLRTSGAFHSPFMAAASAEFQDILESVEFQPVVIPVMSNVDPSPSTDTKIIKQRLSQQMTGSVRWREISLQLPTQGIEEVVEIGPGNVLTNLIKRTTPNLILKNVRNAAELPV
- a CDS encoding leucyl aminopeptidase — protein: MKIQPSNTPLLEWAGDSLAIGLFEDAVELTGELAKLDEQLSGVLKELIAEEEFTAKAYSTIFTRVSAASPIRKIILVGLGKPEALKLETLRRAAAAVARVAKKQKSKNLGLSLPLWDNKAAETAQAIAEGTQLALYQDIRFKSEPEDKGAKIETVDLLGLGGQEAAITLANQIVSGVNLARELVAAPANEVTPITLAETAQAIATEHGIEIQILEREDCEKLGMGAFLGVAQASDLPPKFIHLTYKPQGTPRRKLAIIGKGLTFDSGGLNIKGAGSGIETMKIDMGGAGATLGAAKAIAQIKPDVEVHFISAATENMISGHAMHPGDILKASNGKTIEVNNTDAEGRLTLADALVYADKLGVDAVIDLATLTGACVVALGEDIAGLFTPDDAVASQLEQAAQSAGEKLWRMPMEDKYFEGLKSGIADMKNTGPRPGGSITAALFLKQFIKDTPWAHLDVAGPVWTDKENGYNSPGATGYGVRTLVNWVLGE
- a CDS encoding DUF5615 family PIN-like protein is translated as MNFLIDYNLTGDAVLFWGTLAAEGWIELLSISFFTFKQVGLPTDSSDRVVWQFAQANHMILITANRNMKGTDSLEQMIRENNTANSLPILTIGNPDRLDERGYREKCAVRLVDVLLDIENYMGAGRIFIP
- the plsX gene encoding phosphate acyltransferase PlsX — translated: MGSTGVRIAIDAMGGDHAPGEIVTGALRASEELGVKVLLVGDPQQIAAALPPKTNLERVEIVPAEEAIAMDEEPLNAVRRKRKASINVAMNLVKQQQADAVFSAGHSGAAMAAALLRLGRLPGIDRPAIGTVFPTIKAGKPVLILDVGANVDCRPKFLEQFAVMGSTYSQYVLGVHKPDVGLLNIGEEDTKGNEVALRAHQLLRENSQINFIGNAEGRDVLSGNFDVIVCDGFVGNVLLKFAEAVGEVILQILREELPQGLQGQIGTAILKPNLKRVKQRMDHAEHGGALLLGVAGVCFIGHGSSQAPSIFNAIRMAKEAVDNQVLQRLQSQYEILQQETS
- a CDS encoding 1-acyl-sn-glycerol-3-phosphate acyltransferase, with the translated sequence MTREREPLISLALYHAFKWSIVSPMLHAYFRGRIYGVENVPQSGKLVVVSNHASYFDPPIVSNCVRRPVAYMAKEELFEIPVLAQAIKLYGAYPVSRGSGDRNSIRAALEYLENGWAVGVFLEGTRTPDGRITDPKRGAALLAAKAKAPFLPVSLWGSDKILQKGSAIPRAVPLTIRIGKLIAAPSSTNKAELQAVTHQCATAINELHDLGR
- a CDS encoding DUF433 domain-containing protein translates to MTSVSNGQPSIIRTERGLMIAGTRITLYDVMDYLKAEYPSKLICEKLGLNHEQVNLALAYIKAHSAEMEAEYQDFLQNGEEIRQYWQEKNRERFATIAAMPNKVGQEALRAKLQSWKERIASLS
- a CDS encoding SDR family oxidoreductase — translated: MSKTVLITGASSGIGEATAKYFLQQGWNVAATMRSPRKIDNWAKGKNIIYPLLDVTQPKTIASAIRETLEHFGHIEVLVNNAGYALLGPIQGVTPEQLEHQFQTNFFGLVSTIQTVLPVFRQQGRGTIINVSSIGGRLAFPMTSSYHATKWAVEGLSESIRYELRPFGIRVKIIEPGGIKTNFLNQGTKWAKHPDYTEMINRMNQFTEKMNDFLAAPEGVAKTIYRAATDRNQRLRYSPYGEAFFFLHAILPDTLWRSLVGNMMLGKTK
- a CDS encoding tocopherol cyclase family protein, with amino-acid sequence MLTIPINLLQSTQTPHSGYHWDGTHRRFFEGWYYRVTLPDCGQTFAFMYSIEDPIGGKPHSGGAAQVLGANDEYICRTFPDVQKFWGSRDVLGLGHWGKTDLSTPPLYLPPSEFELHIKEGYQATATLNQGEIHDPATGNYCRWLYEIQPIYYWGNQNSIQQSTAGWMSSLQIFEPGWQILMAHGVASGSIDWNGKIYEFSNAPAYAEKNWGGAFPQKWFWLNCNSFDGEPDLALTAGGGKRGVLWWMESVAMIGLHYQGKFYEFVPWNAKVKWDIQPWGRWQMRARNLDYEIELTGTTHLPGTPLRAPTADGLLFCCRDTMQGKLDLELRKLSGAKAQIILKAQSSVCGLEIGGGSWDNSWQSS
- a CDS encoding DUF2288 domain-containing protein, yielding MSDLRTELTANLDEAEWDWLIPHVQRDAVIVVAEDLDLLDVGVAIASDQISSVQQWIDQQLMAKPSETQMGNWNSDRTKRFQTLIIQPYVLVQEMAA
- a CDS encoding YdcF family protein, whose product is MVFALPLLMWLGYQESKIETLPPQAVLVLGGSTSRLEREKFTANFVREHPSLPIWISGGSPPRSTENVFASAGVDPKRLHLDYQAVDTVTNFTTLVDELQAQGIKSVYLVTSEFHMRRARVVGEIVLGSRGIQLKPVPVPSDNMRESVDKSIRDGARALLWVTTGYTGAEHNPKR
- a CDS encoding MerR family transcriptional regulator — its product is MLIGELSKKTNLSKDTIRFYEKMGLITAGGQQAGSRIYKQYDATTVERLFLINKAKGLGFTLKEIKQLIDQWENDAIPPGEQIRIIECKLEEVAKKIQNLSEIKSYLAAKLRRLKQEADAVG
- a CDS encoding J domain-containing protein, whose amino-acid sequence is MSDRLDINHAYEILGLTPGASQGQVKQAYRKLVKIWHPDRFSDSQQKQEAEEKIKDINVAYNQLKSQQLNTESAPSTKPTNRSTNQVNISVQRWDAQSFYNCGVENANKGKYEEAIADFTKAIRLNPRYVEAYKYRGFVCSQLGFEHRAASDLNKAASLELDGSNQNIYSKSGYSRSYRPVFKRKSLFSKWCQKIKRLLRRNRRSR